A DNA window from Amycolatopsis sp. DSM 110486 contains the following coding sequences:
- a CDS encoding glutathione peroxidase: protein MSIRDIPLKTLSGEDTTLGALGGKALLVVNVASKCGLTPQYTGLERLQERYGDKGFSVVGFPCNQFAGQEPGTADEIQTFCSTTYGVTFPLFEKLEVNGDDRHPLYSTLTQTADAEGDAGDVQWNFEKFLINSDGEVVGRFRPRTEPEDETVVKAIEAVLPA from the coding sequence ATGAGCATTCGCGACATCCCGCTGAAGACGCTCTCGGGTGAGGACACCACCCTGGGCGCGCTCGGCGGCAAGGCCCTGCTGGTGGTCAACGTCGCCTCGAAGTGCGGCCTGACCCCGCAGTACACCGGCCTGGAGCGGCTGCAGGAACGCTACGGCGACAAGGGTTTCTCCGTCGTCGGGTTCCCGTGCAACCAGTTCGCCGGCCAGGAGCCCGGGACGGCCGACGAGATCCAGACGTTCTGCTCCACCACATACGGCGTCACCTTCCCGCTGTTCGAGAAGCTCGAGGTGAACGGCGACGACCGTCACCCGCTGTACTCCACGCTCACCCAGACCGCCGACGCCGAGGGTGACGCCGGCGACGTGCAGTGGAACTTCGAGAAGTTCCTGATCAACTCCGACGGTGAGGTCGTGGGCCGGTTCCGTCCGCGGACCGAGCCCGAGGACGAGACCGTGGTGAAGGCGATCGAGGCCGTGCTGCCTGCCTGA
- a CDS encoding phosphoribosyltransferase: protein MFFDRIDAGRQLGRILARQPWVEPVVLGLPRGGVPVAAEVARVLGAPLDVVVARKIGAPGRREFGVGAVTAEGPPYYSMPALRAFGLTPKAMEPACARERAEARRRLVAYRDGRPEVAVAGHDVLVIDDGLATGVTAMAAVRDLRDARRVVLAVPVCAPDAIAEFEGEVDQFIAVAAPRRFSAVGRWYADFTQVSDATVMRLLGKG, encoded by the coding sequence TTGTTCTTCGATCGAATCGACGCCGGGCGGCAACTCGGGCGGATCCTGGCCAGGCAGCCGTGGGTCGAGCCCGTCGTGCTCGGGTTGCCGCGCGGGGGCGTGCCGGTGGCGGCCGAGGTCGCCCGGGTGCTCGGGGCTCCGTTGGACGTCGTGGTCGCCCGGAAGATCGGGGCCCCTGGGCGGCGCGAGTTCGGCGTCGGCGCGGTGACGGCGGAGGGGCCGCCTTACTACTCGATGCCGGCGTTGCGCGCGTTCGGGCTCACGCCGAAAGCGATGGAGCCGGCGTGTGCGCGCGAGCGGGCCGAGGCGCGTCGCCGTTTGGTGGCTTATCGCGACGGGCGCCCGGAGGTCGCAGTGGCCGGCCACGACGTGCTCGTGATCGACGACGGACTGGCGACCGGCGTGACCGCGATGGCCGCCGTCCGCGACCTCCGCGACGCGCGGCGCGTGGTGCTGGCCGTGCCGGTGTGCGCGCCGGACGCCATCGCCGAGTTCGAGGGCGAGGTGGACCAGTTCATCGCCGTCGCCGCGCCGAGGCGATTCAGCGCCGTGGGCCGCTGGTACGCCGACTTCACCCAGGTGTCCGACGCGACCGTGATGCGGCTCCTCGGGAAGGGATGA
- a CDS encoding glycoside hydrolase family 2 protein, translating to MTSSQPEWQRADPPLTTPWTDLVSPSDVLPEYPRPQLERPRWRSLNGVWDYAGWPSSPEEPRPVGYSERILVPFAPESALSGINRRDEVLWYRRLFEIPDDWHGERVLLHFGAVDQTAKVWVNNQLVVTHEGGYAAFEADVTDALRASGPQELTVRAEDRTDISPFPLGKQRNAPGGICYTPTSGIWQTVWLEPVPFERIEDLEITPDLTGFTVFPKVKGGAQVELSVSPPSGDEIVSVRGAAGTRLRADVPEPHRWTPDDPYLYDLTVRLLDHHGEVLDEVTSYGGLRTVELVADSAGRPRIALNGRITFLHGPLDQGYWPDGGYTAPTDDALRFDLEKTKELGFNFVRKHVKVEPARWYHWTDRLGLLVWQDMPSLVVSFDGPPGPAPDPVPEGKDRFEAELREMVRQLRNVPSIVAWVPFNEGWGEFDTARIAELVKELDPTRLVVANSGVNCCFSRTDTGAGDVYDDHTYVGPGEPRVQDHRALVDGEYGGLGLVLDDHRWPGTPNAYEMTADAAHLTRRYAELSTRLESLVGELGLSGAIYTQTTDVENEVNGLLTYDRRVTKLDADVAAARNRAVIARGSVPAVEAAQEPQNPS from the coding sequence ATGACTTCCAGCCAGCCTGAGTGGCAGCGCGCGGACCCGCCCCTGACGACGCCGTGGACCGACCTCGTCAGCCCCTCCGACGTGCTCCCCGAGTACCCCAGACCGCAGCTGGAGCGGCCGCGGTGGCGCAGCCTCAACGGCGTCTGGGACTACGCGGGGTGGCCGTCGTCGCCTGAGGAACCACGCCCCGTCGGCTACAGCGAACGCATCTTGGTCCCCTTCGCGCCGGAATCGGCACTCTCCGGAATCAACCGGCGCGACGAGGTCCTGTGGTACCGGCGGCTGTTCGAGATTCCCGACGATTGGCATGGCGAACGCGTGCTGCTGCACTTCGGCGCGGTCGACCAGACGGCGAAGGTCTGGGTGAACAACCAGCTTGTGGTCACCCACGAGGGTGGCTACGCGGCGTTCGAGGCGGACGTCACCGATGCGCTGCGTGCGTCCGGGCCGCAGGAGCTGACCGTTCGCGCCGAGGATCGCACCGACATCTCGCCGTTCCCCCTCGGCAAGCAGCGCAACGCACCGGGCGGCATCTGCTACACGCCGACGTCCGGTATCTGGCAGACGGTGTGGCTCGAACCGGTGCCGTTTGAGCGCATTGAGGACCTGGAGATCACGCCGGACCTCACGGGCTTCACCGTATTTCCCAAGGTCAAGGGTGGTGCTCAAGTCGAGCTGAGCGTTTCGCCACCCAGCGGCGACGAGATCGTCAGCGTTCGTGGGGCCGCCGGCACGAGGTTGCGGGCGGACGTCCCGGAGCCCCACAGGTGGACTCCCGATGATCCGTATCTCTACGACCTCACCGTGCGCTTGCTCGACCACCACGGCGAGGTGCTCGACGAGGTCACCAGCTACGGCGGACTGCGCACCGTGGAGCTCGTCGCGGACTCCGCCGGCCGGCCCCGCATCGCCCTCAACGGCCGGATCACCTTCCTCCACGGCCCGCTCGATCAGGGTTACTGGCCCGACGGCGGCTACACCGCGCCCACCGACGACGCCCTGCGTTTCGACCTCGAGAAGACGAAAGAGCTCGGCTTCAACTTCGTCCGCAAGCACGTGAAGGTCGAGCCCGCGCGCTGGTACCACTGGACCGACCGGTTGGGGCTGCTCGTCTGGCAGGACATGCCGTCGCTCGTGGTGTCGTTCGACGGGCCGCCCGGGCCGGCGCCGGACCCGGTGCCCGAGGGCAAAGACCGCTTCGAGGCGGAGCTGCGGGAAATGGTGCGGCAGCTGCGGAACGTGCCGTCGATCGTCGCGTGGGTGCCGTTCAACGAGGGCTGGGGCGAGTTCGACACGGCGCGGATCGCCGAGCTCGTGAAGGAGCTCGACCCGACTCGCCTCGTCGTGGCCAATAGTGGCGTCAACTGTTGCTTCTCCCGCACGGACACCGGCGCCGGCGACGTCTACGACGACCACACGTACGTCGGCCCCGGCGAGCCGCGCGTGCAGGACCACCGCGCGCTCGTCGACGGCGAGTACGGCGGCCTCGGGCTCGTCCTCGACGACCACCGCTGGCCTGGCACGCCCAACGCGTACGAGATGACCGCTGACGCCGCTCACCTCACGCGCCGTTACGCGGAGCTCAGCACCCGGCTGGAGTCCCTGGTCGGCGAATTGGGCCTCTCAGGGGCGATCTACACCCAGACCACGGACGTCGAGAACGAGGTCAACGGCCTCCTCACCTACGACCGCCGCGTGACGAAACTCGACGCGGACGTCGCGGCGGCCCGCAACCGCGCGGTCATCGCTCGGGGCTCGGTCCCGGCCGTTGAAGCCGCTCAGGAGCCACAAAACCCCAGCTAG
- a CDS encoding electron transfer flavoprotein subunit alpha/FixB family protein, producing the protein MAEVLVLVDHVDGDVKKVTLELLTAARALGEPSAVVVGPTGTAAKAKEALAGHGAAKVYVAEGDDATSYLVTPKVDVLTKLAEQASPAAVLVAASAEGKEVAARVAVRLGSGLLYDAVGVNADGSVDQSIFGGAFSVKSKAAKGTPVISVRPGAVEAEAADGAAAEETVEIPAQDAAKSAKVTGIEPIVGGDRPELTEASIVVSGGRGVGSAEKFDVVEKLADSLGAAVGASRAAVDSGYYPAQFQVGQTGKTVSPQLYIALGISGAIQHRAGMQTSKTIIAVNKDAEAPIFEIADFGIVGDLFNVAPQLTEAVDKRKG; encoded by the coding sequence ATGGCTGAAGTACTCGTCCTCGTCGACCACGTCGACGGTGATGTCAAGAAGGTCACGCTCGAGCTGCTGACCGCCGCCCGCGCGCTGGGTGAGCCCTCGGCCGTCGTCGTAGGCCCCACGGGCACTGCGGCCAAGGCGAAGGAAGCGCTCGCCGGCCACGGCGCCGCGAAGGTGTACGTCGCCGAGGGCGACGACGCCACGAGCTACCTGGTGACCCCGAAGGTCGACGTGCTGACGAAGCTCGCGGAGCAGGCTTCGCCGGCCGCCGTGCTCGTCGCCGCCAGCGCCGAGGGCAAGGAGGTGGCCGCGCGCGTCGCCGTGCGGCTGGGCTCCGGTCTGCTCTACGACGCAGTGGGCGTGAACGCCGACGGTTCGGTGGACCAGTCCATCTTCGGTGGCGCGTTCTCCGTGAAGTCCAAGGCTGCCAAGGGCACGCCGGTGATCTCGGTGCGTCCGGGTGCCGTCGAGGCCGAGGCCGCCGACGGTGCTGCCGCCGAGGAGACCGTCGAGATCCCGGCGCAGGACGCGGCGAAGTCCGCGAAGGTGACCGGCATCGAGCCGATCGTCGGTGGCGACCGTCCGGAGCTCACCGAGGCGTCGATCGTCGTCTCGGGTGGCCGTGGTGTCGGTTCGGCGGAGAAGTTCGACGTCGTCGAGAAGCTGGCCGACTCGCTCGGTGCGGCTGTCGGCGCTTCGCGTGCGGCCGTCGACTCCGGCTACTACCCGGCGCAGTTCCAGGTGGGCCAGACCGGCAAGACGGTGTCGCCGCAGCTGTACATCGCGCTCGGCATCTCCGGCGCGATCCAGCACCGCGCCGGCATGCAGACGTCGAAGACGATCATCGCCGTCAACAAGGACGCCGAGGCGCCCATCTTCGAGATCGCCGACTTCGGCATCGTGGGCGACCTGTTCAACGTCGCGCCGCAGCTGACGGAGGCTGTCGACAAGCGCAAGGGCTGA
- a CDS encoding class I SAM-dependent methyltransferase translates to MTNAATRAEALHLTGERTVPGIPEENYWFRRHEAAYVALLPHCAGATVLEAGCGEGYGAGLIAKTARRVLALDYDVPTTEHVARRYPDVAVARANLAYLPLGGESVDVVANFQVIEHLWDQDGFLAECFRVLRPGGKLLVTTPNRLTFTPDSDTPLNPYHTRELAPSELDGLLRAAGFVVQSLHGLHHGARLRELERAYGGSLIDAQLEVVMGSLPGQAVWPAGLLADVAAIGAEDFSVRGNDLDASLDLVAVAVRP, encoded by the coding sequence GTGACCAACGCAGCCACCCGGGCCGAGGCACTGCACCTCACCGGCGAACGGACCGTCCCCGGCATCCCCGAGGAGAACTACTGGTTCCGTCGCCACGAAGCCGCCTACGTGGCCCTGCTCCCCCACTGCGCCGGCGCGACGGTGCTGGAGGCGGGCTGCGGCGAGGGTTACGGCGCGGGGCTGATCGCGAAGACGGCGCGGCGCGTGCTGGCGCTTGACTACGACGTGCCGACCACGGAGCACGTCGCGCGCCGGTACCCCGACGTAGCCGTAGCCCGCGCGAACCTCGCGTATTTGCCGTTGGGTGGCGAATCCGTGGACGTGGTCGCGAACTTCCAGGTGATCGAGCACCTGTGGGACCAGGACGGGTTCCTCGCCGAGTGTTTCCGCGTGCTGCGTCCGGGCGGGAAGCTGCTGGTCACGACCCCGAACCGGCTCACGTTCACGCCAGATTCCGACACACCACTGAACCCCTATCACACGCGGGAGCTCGCACCGTCCGAATTGGACGGTCTCCTGCGTGCGGCCGGGTTCGTCGTCCAATCACTACACGGGTTGCATCACGGGGCCCGCCTGCGGGAGCTGGAACGCGCGTATGGCGGCTCGCTCATCGACGCGCAGCTCGAGGTGGTGATGGGCTCGCTGCCCGGGCAGGCCGTGTGGCCGGCGGGGTTGCTCGCCGACGTCGCGGCGATCGGGGCGGAGGACTTCTCCGTCCGCGGTAACGACTTGGACGCGAGCCTCGATCTGGTCGCGGTGGCGGTGCGCCCGTGA
- a CDS encoding glycosyltransferase family 4 protein: MRVLMLSWEYPPVVIGGLARHVHALARHLAQQGHDVVVLCRHQAGTDASTHPRSDRDVEGVRLIRVAEDPMHLTFERDLVAWTLAMGHAMIRAAQDLLRTWQPDVVHAHDWLVTHPAIAIAEAARVPLVGTVHATEAGRHSGWLSHPLNQQVHSVEWWLANRADAVITCSQAMRKEVAHLFEIDAADVTVIHNGIEERSWRVSAAEVAKMRERHSPDGAPFLLFFGRLEWEKGVQDLLAALPRIRRQFPGTRVVVAGKGRHHDELVAQARKLRIRRAVDFVGHLPDRDLRALLAAADAVVLPSRYEPFGIVALEAAAAKAPLVASTAGGLGEVVVDGETGLAFEPGDVAGLATAVTTVLSDAAAATRRARTAQSRLAADFDWGRIAEATAEVYRRARMGEPIELGRPKIATGNAFEL, from the coding sequence ATGCGCGTGCTGATGCTGTCGTGGGAGTACCCGCCCGTGGTCATCGGCGGGCTCGCCCGGCACGTGCACGCGCTGGCCCGGCACCTCGCCCAGCAGGGCCACGACGTGGTGGTTCTCTGCCGCCATCAGGCCGGCACCGACGCCTCCACGCACCCGCGCAGCGACCGCGACGTCGAGGGCGTGCGGCTGATCCGCGTGGCCGAGGACCCGATGCACCTGACGTTCGAGCGCGACCTCGTCGCCTGGACGCTCGCCATGGGCCACGCCATGATCCGCGCCGCGCAGGACCTGCTGCGCACGTGGCAGCCCGACGTCGTCCACGCGCACGACTGGCTCGTGACGCACCCGGCGATCGCCATCGCCGAGGCCGCGCGCGTGCCGCTCGTCGGCACCGTCCACGCGACCGAAGCCGGCCGGCACTCGGGCTGGCTTTCGCACCCGCTCAACCAGCAGGTGCATTCCGTCGAGTGGTGGCTGGCCAACCGCGCCGACGCCGTGATCACCTGCTCGCAGGCGATGCGCAAGGAAGTGGCGCACCTGTTCGAGATCGACGCTGCCGACGTCACCGTGATCCACAACGGCATCGAAGAACGCAGCTGGCGGGTCTCGGCGGCCGAGGTGGCGAAGATGCGTGAACGGCACAGCCCCGACGGCGCGCCGTTCCTGCTGTTCTTCGGTCGGCTGGAGTGGGAGAAGGGCGTGCAGGACCTGCTGGCCGCCCTCCCCCGCATCCGTCGCCAGTTCCCGGGCACGCGGGTGGTCGTCGCCGGTAAGGGGCGACACCACGACGAGCTGGTCGCGCAAGCGCGCAAGCTGCGGATTCGCCGCGCGGTGGACTTCGTCGGCCACCTCCCCGACCGTGACCTGCGCGCGCTGCTGGCGGCGGCCGACGCCGTGGTGCTGCCGAGCCGGTACGAACCGTTCGGGATCGTCGCCCTGGAGGCCGCGGCCGCGAAGGCACCGCTCGTCGCGTCGACGGCGGGCGGCCTCGGCGAGGTGGTCGTCGACGGGGAGACGGGCTTGGCCTTCGAACCGGGCGACGTCGCGGGTCTGGCCACGGCAGTCACCACCGTCCTGAGCGACGCCGCCGCCGCGACCCGCCGCGCCCGAACGGCCCAGTCGCGCCTCGCGGCGGACTTCGACTGGGGACGCATCGCCGAGGCGACCGCGGAGGTCTACCGGCGCGCGCGTATGGGCGAGCCGATCGAGCTGGGACGCCCGAAGATCGCGACGGGCAACGCGTTCGAACTCTGA
- a CDS encoding glycoside hydrolase family 57 protein, producing MTPPASEGTFCLVLHSHLPWLPHHGSWPVGEEWLYQAWAHSYLPVVDLLQRFAAEGRHEVLTLGMTPVLAAQLDDPYAIRACHDWLGHWQLRAQHASTLWGGDPLLRDLAAAEHQTAVRATEELETRWRHGFSPILRSLVDSDTIELLGGPLAHPFQPLLDEDVRAFALRGGLADTQLRVGRRPEGIWAPECGYEPGMERGYAAAGVQRFLVDGPSLHGDTSAARTVGSSDVVCFGRDLEVTYRVWSPKAGYPGHAAYRDFHTWAHEVGLKASRVTGKQVPPHEKAPYDPALAADVLGTHVKDFVDTVVARLRSLRAEHGRESLVVAAYDTELFGHWWHEGPAWLEGVLRALPEAGVRVTTLKGALEAGHVGAPIDLPASSWGSGKDWRVWDGEQVADMVQDNTALQKRLLDLVSGHFGDHGGTARDTVADQAVAEAMLALSSDWAFMVTKDSAADYARRRARVHTSRFDELAELLRSGDRARAQELAAEYRRADGPFGQLDARQLLPHK from the coding sequence GTGACTCCGCCCGCCTCGGAAGGCACTTTTTGCCTCGTCCTGCACAGCCACCTCCCCTGGTTGCCGCACCACGGCAGCTGGCCGGTCGGTGAGGAGTGGCTCTACCAGGCGTGGGCGCATTCGTACCTGCCGGTCGTCGACCTGCTGCAGCGTTTCGCCGCTGAGGGGCGACACGAGGTCCTGACGCTCGGCATGACACCCGTGCTCGCGGCACAGCTCGACGACCCGTACGCGATCCGAGCGTGCCACGACTGGCTCGGCCACTGGCAGCTGCGCGCGCAGCACGCGTCGACGCTGTGGGGCGGCGACCCGCTCCTGCGCGACCTGGCCGCGGCCGAGCACCAGACGGCCGTGCGCGCGACGGAGGAGCTGGAGACGCGCTGGCGCCACGGGTTTTCGCCGATCCTGCGGTCACTTGTGGACAGTGACACCATCGAACTGCTGGGGGGACCGCTCGCGCACCCGTTCCAGCCGTTGCTGGACGAGGACGTTCGCGCGTTCGCCCTGCGCGGAGGCCTGGCCGACACGCAGTTGCGCGTCGGGCGGCGGCCGGAGGGCATCTGGGCGCCGGAATGCGGCTACGAGCCCGGGATGGAGCGGGGTTACGCGGCCGCGGGCGTGCAGCGGTTCCTGGTCGACGGGCCGTCGCTGCACGGCGACACGTCGGCGGCGCGCACGGTCGGCTCGTCGGACGTGGTGTGTTTCGGGCGTGATCTCGAGGTGACGTACCGCGTCTGGTCGCCGAAAGCCGGCTACCCCGGCCACGCTGCGTACCGCGATTTCCACACGTGGGCGCACGAAGTGGGGTTGAAGGCGTCGCGCGTCACCGGCAAGCAGGTGCCTCCGCACGAGAAGGCGCCGTACGATCCGGCGCTCGCCGCAGACGTGCTCGGTACGCACGTGAAGGACTTCGTCGACACGGTCGTCGCGCGGCTGCGTTCGCTGCGGGCGGAGCACGGTCGCGAGTCGCTTGTTGTCGCGGCGTATGACACGGAACTGTTCGGGCACTGGTGGCACGAGGGTCCCGCGTGGCTTGAAGGAGTTCTGCGCGCGTTGCCCGAGGCGGGCGTTCGCGTGACAACGCTCAAGGGCGCCCTGGAGGCCGGCCACGTGGGCGCGCCGATCGACCTGCCGGCGTCGTCGTGGGGTTCGGGCAAGGACTGGCGCGTGTGGGACGGCGAGCAGGTGGCCGACATGGTGCAGGACAACACGGCGTTGCAGAAACGCTTGCTGGACCTCGTTTCCGGGCATTTCGGGGACCACGGGGGGACCGCTCGCGACACCGTGGCCGACCAGGCCGTCGCGGAGGCGATGCTGGCGTTGTCGAGTGACTGGGCGTTCATGGTCACCAAGGACTCCGCCGCGGACTACGCACGCCGGCGCGCCCGCGTGCACACCTCGCGTTTCGACGAGCTCGCCGAGCTGCTGCGCTCTGGCGACCGCGCTCGCGCGCAGGAGCTCGCGGCGGAGTACCGCCGTGCGGATGGACCGTTCGGACAGCTGGACGCACGACAGCTGCTGCCACACAAGTGA
- a CDS encoding GNAT family N-acetyltransferase — MTSSQLLVSTDQAGVELPADAPRYSLLVAHANEEVLAAQKLRHQVFAEEMGAHLNSLKPGLDVDYFDEFCDHLVVRDDKTGDIVGCYRMLPPERASQAGSLYSDSEFDLKAFSGLRSTLVETGRSCVHPDHRSGAVVSLVWAGIARYMLLSGHRYLAGCASVPLSDGGSYAAGVWDVLRAKHYADESRRVSPLHPWDSDSVARPDRAVLPPLIKGYVRLGAEVCGPPALDEDFGVADFFVLLDLHKIDERYLKFFLGVQV, encoded by the coding sequence ATGACGTCGTCTCAGCTCCTCGTCAGCACTGATCAGGCGGGTGTCGAGCTCCCGGCCGATGCGCCGAGGTACTCCCTGCTCGTGGCCCACGCGAACGAAGAAGTGCTCGCCGCGCAGAAGCTGCGGCACCAGGTTTTCGCCGAGGAGATGGGGGCCCACCTCAATTCCCTGAAGCCCGGTCTCGATGTCGACTACTTCGACGAGTTCTGCGACCACCTCGTGGTGCGCGACGACAAGACCGGCGACATCGTCGGTTGCTACCGCATGCTGCCGCCGGAGCGCGCCTCGCAGGCCGGCAGCCTGTACTCCGACAGCGAATTCGACCTGAAGGCCTTTTCCGGCCTGCGCTCGACGCTCGTGGAGACCGGCCGCTCCTGTGTGCACCCGGACCACCGCAGCGGCGCCGTCGTGAGCCTGGTGTGGGCGGGGATCGCGCGGTACATGCTGCTTTCCGGCCACCGCTACCTCGCCGGCTGCGCGTCCGTGCCGCTGAGCGACGGCGGCAGCTACGCCGCCGGCGTCTGGGATGTGTTGCGCGCCAAGCACTACGCCGACGAGTCGCGCCGCGTTTCGCCGCTGCACCCGTGGGATTCCGACTCCGTCGCCCGCCCCGATCGCGCCGTCCTGCCGCCGCTGATCAAGGGCTACGTACGGCTCGGCGCCGAGGTCTGCGGCCCGCCGGCGCTCGACGAGGACTTCGGCGTCGCCGACTTCTTCGTCCTGCTCGACTTGCACAAGATCGACGAGCGCTACCTCAAGTTCTTCCTCGGAGTGCAGGTATGA
- a CDS encoding electron transfer flavoprotein subunit beta/FixA family protein, with protein sequence MTNIVVLVKQVPDTYSERKLSGADNTLDRESADAVLDEINEKAVEEALKIKEAGEGEVTVISVGPARATDAIRKALSMGADKAIHVSDEALHGSDAIATAKVLAAAIGKVEGYDLIIAGNEASDGRGAAVPAIVAELLGLPQLTYVRQLTVEGSSVKADRETEDGITHLEANLPALVSVGEKINEPRYPSFKGIMAAKKKPVETFTVADLGIDAGEVGLSNAWSTVLESSPKPPRTAGEKVEDEGDGGTKVAEYLVAQKLI encoded by the coding sequence ATGACGAATATCGTTGTCCTGGTCAAGCAGGTACCGGACACCTACTCGGAGCGGAAGCTCTCCGGTGCCGACAACACACTTGACCGCGAATCCGCAGACGCCGTGCTCGACGAGATCAACGAGAAGGCCGTCGAAGAGGCGCTGAAGATCAAGGAGGCGGGCGAGGGCGAGGTCACCGTGATCTCCGTCGGCCCCGCCCGCGCCACCGACGCCATCCGCAAGGCGCTGTCCATGGGCGCCGACAAGGCCATCCACGTCTCCGACGAGGCGCTGCACGGCTCCGACGCCATCGCCACCGCCAAGGTGCTGGCCGCCGCGATCGGCAAGGTCGAGGGTTACGACCTGATCATCGCCGGCAACGAGGCGTCCGACGGCCGCGGCGCCGCCGTGCCGGCGATCGTCGCCGAGCTGCTCGGCCTGCCGCAGCTGACCTACGTGCGCCAGCTGACCGTCGAGGGCTCCAGCGTGAAGGCCGACCGGGAGACCGAGGACGGCATCACCCACCTCGAGGCGAACCTGCCCGCGCTAGTGAGCGTCGGCGAGAAGATCAACGAGCCGCGCTACCCGTCGTTCAAGGGCATCATGGCCGCGAAGAAGAAGCCGGTCGAGACGTTCACCGTCGCCGACCTCGGCATCGACGCGGGCGAGGTCGGTCTTTCCAACGCGTGGTCCACTGTGCTCGAGTCGTCCCCGAAGCCGCCGCGCACCGCCGGCGAGAAGGTGGAGGACGAGGGCGACGGCGGCACCAAGGTCGCCGAGTACCTGGTCGCGCAGAAGCTCATCTGA
- a CDS encoding DegV family protein, which translates to MPAHIAVVTDSTSCLPDKLAARWGIGVVQVQLHVGDQTDDEHRFDRNELIAAMKSGHSVTTSPPDPGAFFWTYQDAAARGASAIVSLHISGRLSETVQAAREAAQQVRIPVHIIDSGTASMSLGYAAVSAARVAGAGGQLARVLEAAERRVRAATELIYVDTLEFLRRTGRVGAAQSLVGTAFSIKPLLTVRNGEVSPLARVPGTKRAMNRLVDLAVKAAGDQRVDVAVTRFGSDETEVVRRLRDRIPGITDVVVGDASTVIGAHVGPGALSITVSPT; encoded by the coding sequence ATGCCCGCGCACATCGCCGTAGTCACGGACTCGACCTCGTGCCTGCCCGACAAACTCGCCGCCCGTTGGGGCATCGGCGTGGTGCAGGTCCAGCTGCACGTCGGAGATCAGACGGACGACGAACACCGGTTCGACCGCAACGAGCTCATCGCCGCCATGAAGTCCGGCCACAGCGTCACCACATCACCCCCCGACCCGGGTGCGTTCTTCTGGACGTACCAGGACGCCGCAGCCCGCGGCGCGTCCGCCATCGTCAGCCTGCACATCTCAGGTCGCCTTTCGGAGACCGTGCAGGCGGCGCGCGAGGCGGCGCAACAGGTCCGGATCCCCGTGCACATCATCGACAGCGGGACGGCCAGCATGAGCCTCGGTTACGCAGCGGTGTCGGCCGCGCGCGTCGCCGGCGCCGGGGGTCAGCTCGCGCGCGTGCTCGAAGCCGCCGAGCGCCGCGTGCGCGCCGCCACCGAGCTGATCTACGTGGACACGCTCGAGTTCCTCCGGCGGACGGGACGCGTCGGAGCCGCCCAGTCGCTGGTGGGTACGGCGTTCTCGATCAAGCCATTGCTCACTGTCCGTAACGGCGAGGTCTCGCCGCTGGCGCGCGTTCCCGGCACGAAACGCGCGATGAACCGGCTCGTCGACCTCGCGGTGAAGGCTGCGGGCGACCAGCGCGTGGACGTCGCCGTGACTCGCTTCGGCTCGGACGAGACCGAGGTCGTGCGACGCCTGAGGGACCGGATTCCCGGGATCACGGACGTCGTGGTCGGCGACGCGAGCACGGTGATCGGCGCACACGTCGGCCCGGGCGCGCTGAGCATCACGGTGTCGCCGACCTGA